From one Acidobacteriota bacterium genomic stretch:
- a CDS encoding NAD-dependent epimerase/dehydratase family protein, translating into MKKILVTGGSGLVGRHLRDILPDATYISSSDCDLRSEADVKRLCGDGWDHIVHLAARVGGIIENINFPAEFIEQNLLMNTLLLKYARLNDVPRLTAVLSTCIYPDVYPTYPLLEADLHKGEPQRTNFPYAIAKRAMAVQIDAYAKQYGLKYNYLIPCNLYGEYDKVDEQRSHYLTALLGKIIKAEREGSAVVKLLGTGTPLRQFMYGGDLARTIKHCIESDLYESFNVAVDENRSIREIAEIALEACGKSDLRLEFDQTSPDGQFRKDVSNSRMKSFMPHFIFTDLTVGIKKVYDYYKANNII; encoded by the coding sequence ATGAAAAAGATCCTCGTGACCGGCGGATCGGGCCTTGTCGGCCGCCATCTCAGAGATATCCTGCCGGACGCAACTTATATTTCTTCGTCGGACTGCGATCTTCGCTCCGAAGCGGACGTTAAGAGACTGTGCGGCGACGGCTGGGACCACATCGTGCATCTTGCCGCACGCGTCGGCGGGATCATCGAAAACATCAACTTCCCCGCCGAGTTCATCGAGCAGAACCTTTTGATGAATACGCTTTTGCTCAAGTATGCGCGGCTGAACGACGTCCCGAGACTGACCGCCGTATTGTCGACCTGCATCTATCCCGACGTTTACCCGACTTACCCTTTGCTCGAAGCGGACCTGCACAAGGGCGAACCCCAGCGAACGAATTTCCCGTATGCGATCGCCAAACGCGCGATGGCGGTGCAGATCGACGCCTACGCCAAGCAGTATGGCTTGAAATACAATTATTTGATCCCCTGCAATCTGTACGGTGAATATGACAAAGTGGATGAACAACGAAGTCATTATTTAACAGCGCTTTTGGGAAAGATTATTAAGGCAGAACGTGAAGGAAGTGCAGTGGTCAAGCTGCTCGGAACGGGCACCCCGCTCCGGCAGTTTATGTACGGCGGCGATCTTGCCCGAACCATTAAACATTGTATTGAGAGCGATTTATACGAATCCTTTAATGTGGCGGTTGATGAAAACCGAAGCATTCGCGAGATCGCCGAGATCGCCCTTGAGGCGTGCGGCAAGTCCGATCTGAGGCTCGAATTCGACCAAACATCACCCGATGGTCAGTTTCGCAAAGACGTTTCGAACTCGCGGATGAAATCATTCATGCCTCACTTTATATTTACCGATTTAACCGTCGGTATCAAAAAGGTTTACGACTACTACAAAGCGAACAACATTATATGA
- a CDS encoding GDP-mannose 4,6-dehydratase, whose translation MKKTLITGINGQDGSYLAEFLLEKGYEVHGILKRNSVAETQTTRIEHIRDRINLYYADITDLSSLIYVIKEIQPDELYHLAAQSHVRISFDQPIYTANATGLSTVNVLEAVRLMKPDIRVYQASSSEMFGNSIDSDGYQREKTPMNPVSPYGCAKVFSYHLARNYRNAYKLFVSNGILFNHESPRRGTNFVTNKVCKEAVRIFYGQTERLELGNLQATRDWGHAKDYVKAMWQILQLDSPDDFVCATGISKSVQDLVEYVFGRLNLDWKERVFVNQRYLRPEELHNLKGDSTKLRNRTGWQPEYTFETMLDEMVDYWVEELK comes from the coding sequence ATGAAAAAGACCCTGATCACAGGAATCAATGGCCAGGACGGGAGTTACCTCGCGGAGTTTTTGCTCGAAAAGGGATACGAAGTTCACGGAATACTGAAACGAAACTCGGTCGCCGAAACCCAAACGACGCGGATCGAACATATCCGCGACCGGATAAATCTCTATTACGCGGACATCACCGATCTCTCTTCCCTGATCTATGTCATCAAGGAGATCCAGCCCGATGAACTCTATCATCTTGCGGCGCAGTCGCACGTACGGATTTCTTTCGACCAGCCGATCTACACGGCAAATGCGACCGGACTGAGCACAGTCAACGTGCTCGAAGCAGTTCGGCTGATGAAACCCGACATTCGCGTTTATCAGGCGTCGTCCTCGGAGATGTTCGGGAATTCGATCGACTCCGACGGTTACCAGCGCGAGAAGACGCCGATGAACCCGGTTTCCCCGTACGGCTGCGCAAAGGTCTTCTCCTACCACCTCGCGCGAAACTACCGGAACGCCTACAAGCTCTTTGTTTCCAACGGCATCCTCTTCAATCACGAAAGCCCCAGGCGAGGCACGAACTTCGTCACGAACAAGGTCTGCAAGGAAGCGGTCCGGATCTTTTACGGTCAGACCGAACGGCTCGAACTCGGAAATCTTCAGGCGACGAGAGATTGGGGGCACGCGAAGGATTACGTCAAAGCGATGTGGCAGATCCTGCAGCTCGACTCGCCTGACGATTTCGTTTGTGCAACGGGAATCTCAAAAAGCGTCCAGGATCTTGTCGAATATGTTTTCGGAAGGCTTAACCTCGACTGGAAAGAGCGCGTTTTTGTGAATCAGCGGTACTTGAGACCCGAGGAGCTTCATAATCTCAAAGGCGATTCGACCAAGCTCCGGAACAGAACCGGTTGGCAACCCGAGTACACATTCGAGACGATGCTCGACGAAATGGTCGATTATTGGGTCGAGGAACTAAAGTAA
- a CDS encoding glycosyltransferase family 4 protein: MPKEVVFAWNYLEWGGAQIYFLGIARRIMDRCRVRFVFPRGTDPQFLDFCKAAGIGFELIESRADLAPADGIGRKLRRHLNKIRAEISMIRALNRYDRKDSVLHVELSPWQSVTALAVLSAGGPVFSTMHNRLPTASGWRRRLWNLKFAMVSRLENFRLFTSNRDAKESLAPYVSPDFLGRTAVTYTNVDPDEVAEAFGAEFDALALRMRFGIPENELLVLSVGQFIDRKGRWDVLEAARILERMGEKISFVWITNSELSEAEREKVGEFGLGARFRLIRSADIGTNHLDLMRFLRIADVFVLPSYVEGLPISLLEAMSLGIPSVSTDVNGIPEAIIDGETGLLIAPGDAPALAAAVRSLSLDDGLRTRLGSAGREKVLREFNEKEVAEIAFEAYAKACKGKR, translated from the coding sequence TTGCCGAAGGAAGTTGTCTTCGCTTGGAACTACCTTGAATGGGGCGGGGCGCAGATCTATTTCCTTGGAATAGCCCGCCGCATAATGGACCGTTGCAGGGTGCGTTTTGTTTTTCCGCGAGGAACGGATCCGCAGTTTCTCGATTTTTGTAAGGCGGCCGGCATCGGGTTTGAGCTGATTGAATCCCGGGCCGATCTCGCGCCTGCCGACGGGATCGGACGTAAACTCCGAAGGCATCTGAACAAGATTCGCGCGGAAATCTCGATGATCCGCGCTTTGAATCGCTACGATCGCAAGGACAGCGTTCTGCACGTCGAGTTGTCTCCCTGGCAATCGGTGACTGCGCTCGCCGTGCTGTCTGCGGGCGGTCCGGTGTTTTCGACGATGCACAACCGTCTGCCGACGGCGTCCGGGTGGCGGCGGCGGCTCTGGAATTTGAAGTTCGCGATGGTGTCACGCCTGGAGAACTTCCGGCTCTTCACGTCGAACCGGGACGCGAAGGAGAGCCTCGCACCGTATGTTTCGCCGGATTTCCTTGGAAGGACGGCGGTCACGTATACGAATGTCGATCCGGACGAGGTAGCGGAAGCATTCGGGGCGGAGTTCGATGCCCTCGCATTGAGGATGCGCTTTGGAATCCCCGAGAACGAACTTCTGGTGCTTTCGGTCGGGCAGTTTATCGACCGGAAGGGCCGCTGGGACGTGCTGGAGGCCGCGCGAATTCTTGAACGGATGGGTGAGAAGATCAGTTTCGTGTGGATCACAAACTCGGAGCTTAGTGAAGCGGAGCGGGAAAAGGTCGGTGAATTCGGGCTCGGAGCGCGCTTTCGCCTGATCAGGTCCGCCGATATCGGCACAAATCACCTCGATCTGATGCGTTTTTTGAGAATCGCGGACGTCTTCGTGCTTCCGAGTTACGTAGAGGGCCTTCCGATCTCGCTGCTCGAAGCGATGTCGCTCGGAATCCCGAGCGTTTCAACCGATGTCAACGGTATTCCCGAGGCGATCATCGACGGCGAAACCGGACTCCTGATCGCACCCGGCGACGCGCCGGCGCTGGCGGCGGCGGTGCGTAGCTTGAGCCTCGACGACGGCCTTCGGACACGACTCGGAAGCGCGGGACGGGAAAAGGTGTTGCGGGAATTCAACGAAAAGGAGGTCGCCGAGATCGCTTTCGAGGCATACGCGAAAGCGTGCAAAGGCAAAAGATGA
- a CDS encoding class I SAM-dependent methyltransferase, whose translation MKQEASERPHSMAGHETHEKVLELVRKHVSEPASIIDLGAGQGAFSKSLRELGHRVLAVDSDPDNWRVPEVEVLDIDLDCEFASKVGARKFDAVVAIEIIEHVENPFSFAREAAKLLNEGGFLFLTTPNVEAVSSRLIFLYTGRLKHFSAWETVRPAHITPIFRWKLEMLLDEAGFEIVEEGFNRYIYKTGENLKGKIAGIAARLLKPLLKGEKGGEGRIIVARKTVRK comes from the coding sequence ATGAAACAGGAAGCATCGGAACGGCCGCATTCGATGGCCGGGCATGAAACGCACGAAAAGGTCCTCGAACTCGTCAGGAAACACGTCAGCGAACCGGCGTCGATCATCGACCTCGGAGCCGGCCAGGGCGCCTTTTCGAAGAGTCTGCGCGAACTCGGGCACCGGGTGCTCGCGGTCGATTCGGATCCGGATAACTGGCGTGTTCCCGAGGTTGAGGTGCTCGATATCGACCTTGACTGCGAATTCGCTTCAAAGGTCGGAGCGCGGAAGTTTGACGCCGTCGTCGCGATCGAAATTATCGAACATGTCGAGAATCCTTTCAGCTTCGCCCGCGAGGCGGCTAAGTTATTGAATGAAGGCGGGTTTCTGTTTTTGACGACCCCGAACGTCGAAGCCGTCAGTTCGCGGCTCATTTTTCTTTACACCGGACGGCTGAAGCATTTCAGCGCCTGGGAAACGGTTCGGCCGGCGCACATCACGCCGATCTTCCGTTGGAAACTCGAAATGCTTCTTGACGAAGCAGGTTTCGAGATCGTCGAAGAAGGATTCAATAGGTATATCTACAAAACCGGCGAAAATCTCAAAGGAAAGATCGCCGGGATCGCGGCGCGGCTCTTAAAACCGCTCCTAAAAGGTGAAAAAGGCGGCGAGGGCAGGATCATCGTCGCGCGCAAGACAGTTCGGAAATGA
- a CDS encoding carbamoyltransferase: MAIILGINTNHAGSSAALLVDGQPLAAIAEERLNRVKYFAGFPRLSVLRCLEIAGVGFEDIDAVAVGRDSSANLSKKLEFALRNPGKLLNLAKIRGKSKTFDDLKTMIAKECGVPHSSLRFETYNVEHHLAHTASAYFASEWDHCAGITIDGSGDFVSCLMSECVGDEIKPVKKIFVPHSLGTMYTAVCQFIGYGKYGDEGKVMGLAPLGEDRYREFFEGMLSRTKDGFTLNSDYFLPFGANQGMEINDDGEMIVHRLYSDKFIEAFGEPRARHSEIKQRDMDIAFGLQRVFEEYYMHILNVLHSKVPTTRLAMGGGCVLNSVANGKLLLETPFRETCIQPAAGDDGLALGAALFVSNSVLKERKRWVMKHSYLGDEYSDSEIKSELDRYGVVYEELGRAELIEQTAGIIEDGNVVGWFQGRMEWGPRALGNRSILAHPGFPDMKDILNARIKHRESFRPFAPSVLQERQNDIFEQDHPSPFMLHVYKIRPEWRDRLSAVNHLDDTGRLQTVARDENPLYYDLISAFEKRTGIPIILNTSFNENEPIVAKPSEAIECFLRTKMDVLVIGSYICRKQ; this comes from the coding sequence ATGGCCATAATTCTTGGAATAAACACGAACCACGCCGGTTCTTCGGCGGCACTTCTGGTCGACGGTCAACCGTTGGCGGCGATCGCGGAAGAACGGCTCAACCGGGTCAAGTATTTCGCGGGTTTCCCTCGCCTTTCGGTTTTGCGGTGTCTCGAGATCGCCGGCGTCGGGTTCGAGGATATAGACGCCGTCGCTGTCGGACGCGATTCTTCGGCGAATCTCTCGAAAAAACTCGAATTCGCTTTAAGAAATCCTGGTAAATTATTGAATCTTGCGAAGATACGCGGCAAGAGCAAAACGTTTGACGATCTTAAAACGATGATCGCAAAGGAATGCGGGGTCCCGCATTCGTCTCTGCGATTCGAAACCTACAACGTCGAGCACCATCTGGCCCACACCGCCAGTGCATATTTTGCGTCCGAATGGGATCATTGCGCGGGAATCACGATCGACGGCTCGGGCGATTTCGTTTCGTGCCTGATGAGCGAATGCGTCGGAGACGAGATCAAGCCCGTCAAGAAGATATTCGTCCCGCACTCTCTGGGAACGATGTACACCGCGGTTTGCCAGTTCATCGGTTACGGAAAATACGGTGACGAGGGCAAGGTGATGGGCCTCGCGCCGCTCGGCGAGGACCGGTACCGCGAGTTTTTCGAAGGGATGCTCAGCCGTACGAAGGACGGCTTTACGCTCAATTCGGATTACTTCCTGCCGTTCGGTGCGAATCAGGGGATGGAGATCAACGACGACGGCGAGATGATCGTCCATCGCCTGTATTCCGACAAGTTCATCGAGGCGTTCGGCGAACCCCGGGCGCGGCATTCGGAGATCAAGCAGCGCGATATGGACATCGCCTTCGGATTGCAGCGCGTTTTCGAGGAGTATTACATGCATATCCTCAACGTTCTCCACTCGAAAGTTCCGACGACGCGCCTGGCGATGGGCGGAGGCTGCGTCCTGAACAGTGTCGCCAACGGTAAATTGCTGCTCGAAACGCCGTTTCGCGAAACGTGCATCCAGCCGGCGGCCGGCGACGACGGGCTCGCGCTTGGCGCGGCGCTTTTCGTTTCCAATTCTGTTCTCAAGGAACGCAAGCGCTGGGTGATGAAGCATTCCTATCTCGGCGACGAGTATTCGGACTCCGAGATCAAGTCCGAACTCGACCGCTACGGGGTCGTTTACGAGGAACTCGGACGCGCCGAACTGATCGAGCAAACCGCCGGGATCATCGAGGACGGCAACGTTGTCGGATGGTTTCAGGGCCGAATGGAGTGGGGGCCGCGCGCGCTCGGAAACCGTTCCATACTTGCGCATCCGGGGTTTCCCGATATGAAGGACATTCTCAACGCCCGCATCAAGCATCGCGAATCGTTCCGGCCTTTCGCGCCGTCGGTGCTGCAGGAACGCCAGAACGACATTTTCGAGCAGGATCATCCGTCGCCTTTTATGCTGCACGTTTACAAGATACGACCCGAATGGCGCGACAGGCTTTCGGCGGTCAATCATCTGGACGACACCGGACGCCTGCAGACGGTCGCTCGCGACGAGAACCCACTCTATTACGACCTGATCAGCGCCTTCGAAAAGAGGACGGGCATTCCGATCATCCTCAACACGAGCTTTAACGAGAACGAGCCGATCGTCGCCAAGCCTTCGGAAGCAATCGAGTGCTTCCTGCGAACAAAGATGGACGTCCTGGTGATCGGCTCGTACATCTGCCGAAAACAATGA
- a CDS encoding SIS domain-containing protein, with the protein MEKVVFTNGCFDLIHPGHVDLLTRARALGTKLIVGINSDASVRAIKGRNRPLMSENDRAAVLVGLKAVDEVRVFDEATPERLIRELCPDVLVKGGDWPVGEIVGADFVRSRGGEVHSLALLGDHSTSRIVESLQSAPPEVKVTDDVGPITRSISEHLQVLDELRAINVQAITVTAQTMIDAFRRGGKVLICGNGGSAADAQHLAAELVGRFETERASLPAIALTTDTSALTAIANDYDFERIYARQIEGLGRAGDVLVAISTSGNSANIIAAVMKARQMGLKTIGLTGSGGKKLASLCDQAILVPSPRTARIQEAHITIAHLWCEFIDKELTDIEL; encoded by the coding sequence ATGGAAAAGGTAGTTTTCACAAACGGTTGCTTCGATCTGATCCACCCGGGCCACGTAGACCTTCTGACGCGGGCGCGGGCGCTCGGAACGAAACTGATCGTCGGGATAAACAGCGATGCTTCGGTGCGCGCGATAAAGGGGCGGAACCGGCCGCTGATGTCTGAAAATGACCGGGCCGCGGTCTTGGTGGGACTTAAGGCAGTTGATGAAGTACGTGTCTTTGACGAAGCCACGCCTGAACGCCTGATCCGTGAGTTATGCCCCGACGTACTCGTCAAAGGCGGCGATTGGCCGGTCGGCGAGATCGTCGGCGCGGATTTCGTGAGATCGAGGGGCGGGGAAGTTCATTCGCTCGCGCTCCTGGGAGATCATTCCACAAGCCGCATTGTCGAAAGCCTGCAAAGCGCGCCGCCGGAAGTTAAGGTAACGGATGATGTTGGCCCGATAACCCGCTCGATCTCTGAGCATCTTCAGGTGTTAGATGAGCTTCGCGCTATAAACGTTCAGGCAATTACAGTTACGGCCCAAACTATGATCGATGCGTTTCGGCGCGGCGGAAAAGTTCTGATCTGCGGCAACGGAGGGAGCGCGGCGGATGCGCAGCACCTGGCAGCCGAACTGGTCGGGCGATTCGAGACCGAGCGCGCGTCTCTGCCGGCGATCGCCCTGACGACCGACACCTCGGCGCTGACCGCGATCGCGAACGATTATGACTTCGAACGGATCTACGCACGGCAGATCGAAGGACTGGGACGTGCCGGCGACGTGCTGGTCGCGATCAGCACCAGCGGCAACTCTGCGAATATCATCGCGGCGGTGATGAAGGCGCGCCAAATGGGTTTGAAGACGATCGGGCTGACCGGTTCGGGCGGCAAAAAGCTCGCCTCGCTTTGCGATCAGGCAATACTCGTTCCGTCGCCGCGCACGGCGCGGATCCAGGAAGCGCACATCACGATCGCGCATCTCTGGTGTGAATTCATCGACAAGGAGTTGACGGACATAGAGCTTTGA
- a CDS encoding oligosaccharide flippase family protein, producing the protein MSGSGGKARGVAKNAFYGFSTWFLPLGLSFVATPIIVKSLGHSGYGVYALVLGVVGYSFNLNTGRAVTKFIAEYQRSRETGRINDVVATTLAINLVVGSLGALLLVAISGWLVRSVFRIDEANAPDAMHAFYAAAGIIFLTMQWQVFLAVLQGFQRYDLFSKLTNLSSIATIAGSVVLALAGYGLLALLLWNVGVLAFAWLLTFAVARNLLPPGSIAPIPKRETMRRIIGFSGGVIGYQIISNAVLLFERGWIIRKLGEESLTYYVVPMTLGIYIHGFVSSLLLVVFPLSSELGSDREKLKSLYLRSTKLVCFFIGFIAVTLIVESKLFMTLWMGPELAAQSAPVLVVHTLTFALAALLVVSWNMTEGLGYPSYNFGAYLVCFVIAIAGMLFLTAEYGIIGTAIARFSGFFVLTFSILYVERWFFGKIQGGFWAKTIGSVGLAAAAGAFVELAGLAYLPANWLSLVATVGVAGVIYCLVLFAVGFVGDDEIALAGRILKKN; encoded by the coding sequence ATGAGCGGTTCGGGAGGAAAAGCGAGAGGTGTTGCGAAGAACGCTTTTTACGGGTTTTCGACCTGGTTTTTACCGCTCGGACTCAGTTTCGTAGCCACGCCGATCATCGTTAAATCACTTGGACACAGCGGTTACGGCGTTTATGCGTTGGTCCTCGGCGTAGTCGGGTATTCGTTCAACCTGAACACCGGCCGCGCCGTAACGAAGTTCATCGCCGAATATCAGAGATCGCGTGAAACCGGCCGCATCAACGACGTTGTGGCGACGACTTTGGCGATCAACCTCGTTGTCGGTTCGCTCGGAGCCCTGCTGCTTGTCGCCATATCGGGTTGGCTCGTGAGGAGTGTCTTCCGGATCGACGAAGCGAACGCCCCGGACGCGATGCACGCCTTTTATGCCGCTGCGGGCATTATCTTCCTGACGATGCAATGGCAGGTGTTCCTCGCGGTTTTGCAGGGCTTTCAGCGCTACGACCTGTTTTCAAAGCTGACGAACCTCTCGAGCATCGCGACGATCGCCGGCAGCGTGGTTCTTGCACTGGCGGGTTACGGGTTGCTCGCGCTGCTTTTATGGAACGTCGGCGTTCTCGCTTTTGCTTGGTTATTGACCTTCGCCGTCGCACGGAATCTTCTGCCGCCCGGTTCGATCGCGCCGATTCCCAAACGGGAAACGATGCGGCGAATTATCGGCTTCAGCGGCGGCGTCATCGGCTACCAGATCATCTCGAACGCGGTGCTCCTGTTTGAACGCGGCTGGATCATCCGAAAACTCGGTGAGGAGAGCCTGACCTATTACGTCGTTCCGATGACGCTCGGAATATACATTCACGGTTTTGTTTCGAGCCTACTCCTCGTAGTCTTTCCGCTTTCGAGCGAACTCGGCAGCGACCGCGAGAAACTGAAGAGTCTGTATCTGCGTTCGACGAAACTCGTTTGCTTTTTCATCGGATTTATTGCGGTGACGCTAATTGTTGAAAGCAAATTGTTTATGACCCTTTGGATGGGGCCCGAGCTGGCTGCGCAGTCGGCGCCGGTTCTGGTCGTCCATACCTTGACGTTCGCTCTGGCGGCCCTGCTCGTCGTTTCCTGGAATATGACCGAAGGCCTCGGTTACCCGTCTTACAACTTCGGTGCGTATTTGGTCTGCTTCGTGATCGCGATCGCCGGGATGCTGTTCTTGACAGCTGAATACGGGATCATCGGTACCGCGATCGCAAGATTTTCGGGCTTTTTCGTGCTGACGTTCTCGATCCTGTATGTCGAGCGCTGGTTCTTCGGTAAAATACAAGGCGGGTTCTGGGCAAAAACGATCGGGTCGGTCGGTCTTGCGGCGGCGGCCGGGGCGTTCGTGGAGTTAGCTGGTTTGGCGTACCTTCCCGCGAACTGGCTCTCGCTGGTGGCGACCGTCGGCGTTGCCGGCGTGATCTATTGCCTGGTCCTTTTTGCCGTCGGATTTGTCGGCGACGATGAAATTGCGCTTGCGGGGCGAATTTTGAAGAAGAATTAG
- a CDS encoding class I SAM-dependent methyltransferase, with product MSKKIELVDRVAFIKQESKGKKVLHLGCTNWPYTADSIAQNMLLHSDLEKIAAELHGFDFDQEGIDLLIENGSRNLYRADLERLDEVPLDATFDVIIAGEMIEHLNNPGRFFDGIKRFMNPETRLVITTINAYSAMRFAMYGLRGRGGENEPVHPDHVAYYSYRTLKLVVERNDLELKQFCFYDVGPEHRPHLRWFYKLVNDVSVKMSPQLCDGVIAVCGLRNG from the coding sequence ATGTCGAAAAAGATCGAACTCGTCGATCGGGTTGCATTCATCAAACAAGAGTCGAAAGGGAAAAAGGTGCTGCATCTGGGCTGCACCAACTGGCCCTATACAGCCGATTCGATCGCGCAGAACATGCTGCTCCATTCCGATCTTGAGAAGATCGCGGCGGAACTCCACGGATTCGACTTCGATCAGGAGGGAATCGATCTTCTGATTGAAAACGGCTCCCGGAATCTCTACCGGGCGGACCTCGAGAGACTCGATGAAGTTCCGCTCGATGCGACGTTCGACGTCATCATTGCCGGCGAGATGATCGAGCATCTCAACAATCCCGGGCGATTCTTCGACGGGATCAAGCGCTTTATGAACCCTGAAACGCGGCTCGTGATCACGACGATCAACGCCTATTCCGCGATGCGTTTCGCGATGTACGGGCTGCGCGGCCGCGGCGGCGAGAACGAGCCGGTCCATCCCGACCACGTCGCATACTATTCATACCGGACGCTGAAACTGGTCGTCGAGCGCAACGATCTGGAATTGAAACAGTTCTGTTTTTACGACGTCGGCCCCGAGCATCGCCCGCATTTACGCTGGTTTTATAAATTGGTCAATGATGTTAGTGTAAAAATGTCGCCGCAGTTGTGTGACGGAGTCATCGCGGTTTGCGGACTCCGAAACGGTTAG
- a CDS encoding oligosaccharide repeat unit polymerase, with product MRSVNNLRNVQISGGRRGGLFVPVAGLWGLALVAGLAFFVFDGGFGAALGDFYLVPWALGAGAIVLAPAAYYYYRGEFDLFHPLVFGVWSYIFPAFVVGAFIITFNMTNNYVMLFVTDPEYTLPLSLVYVSIGFIGVVAGFYLPVGQFAADRLSRFSPKGDWDLDKVWFPGVVLTLSGLAISILGILQGVLGFQRVDQVGAFDSVVVFLTYIFNVGYVLLWLAIFQTRKRNGLFYLIIAFLVMMIPLRMALQGGRSSLMLSVISIAVAFWYSGRRLKWQHTSVFGAILVVSIFIGIIYGTTFRRIKGSEERINAGDYVGQIAETFDYISRADTSMILSEGFSSMAERIENLSSLGVVVANYEKLEPYEESYGLKNNIVNDLLTSFVPRIVWADKPNTSDPRAYSELYFDYGDNSFAITPFGDLLRNFGVIGIPLGMMIIGVYYRLIYSYLIATPESRIWKKVAYYPLLAAVSFESFYATFFPIVLRVFFVVVVSVVFTSFFARKFQRDNRFQ from the coding sequence ATGAGATCGGTCAACAACCTCAGGAATGTTCAGATAAGCGGCGGACGGCGCGGCGGGCTCTTCGTGCCGGTTGCGGGACTTTGGGGACTCGCGTTGGTCGCGGGGTTGGCGTTTTTCGTATTCGACGGCGGTTTCGGGGCTGCGCTCGGCGATTTCTATCTGGTTCCGTGGGCGCTTGGAGCCGGAGCAATAGTTCTTGCGCCGGCCGCATATTACTACTATCGGGGTGAGTTCGATCTTTTTCATCCGCTCGTCTTCGGAGTCTGGTCCTATATCTTCCCGGCGTTTGTTGTCGGAGCGTTCATCATCACGTTCAATATGACGAACAATTACGTGATGCTTTTCGTGACCGATCCCGAATATACCTTGCCGTTGTCGCTCGTCTACGTGTCTATCGGGTTCATCGGCGTCGTTGCCGGGTTTTACCTTCCGGTCGGCCAATTTGCCGCCGACAGACTCAGCCGATTCTCGCCGAAGGGCGACTGGGACCTCGACAAGGTCTGGTTCCCGGGGGTCGTGCTGACGCTTTCGGGGCTCGCGATCAGCATTCTCGGAATCCTGCAGGGCGTCCTCGGCTTTCAAAGGGTAGATCAGGTCGGCGCCTTCGACAGCGTGGTCGTGTTTCTGACCTATATCTTCAACGTCGGCTACGTGCTTCTGTGGCTCGCGATCTTTCAAACCCGAAAACGGAACGGTCTCTTTTATTTGATCATTGCGTTTCTGGTGATGATGATCCCGCTCAGAATGGCGCTTCAGGGCGGACGCAGCAGCCTGATGCTGAGCGTCATCTCGATCGCCGTCGCTTTCTGGTATTCGGGCCGTCGATTGAAATGGCAGCACACCTCGGTTTTCGGGGCGATTCTCGTCGTTTCGATCTTCATAGGGATCATTTACGGAACGACGTTTCGGCGCATCAAAGGATCGGAGGAGCGCATCAATGCCGGCGATTACGTCGGACAGATCGCCGAGACCTTCGATTATATCTCCCGGGCAGATACTTCGATGATTTTGTCCGAAGGCTTCAGCTCGATGGCCGAGAGGATCGAAAATCTGAGTTCGCTGGGCGTCGTTGTCGCCAATTACGAGAAACTCGAGCCGTACGAAGAGAGTTACGGCCTCAAGAACAACATCGTCAACGACCTTTTGACGTCGTTCGTTCCGCGAATCGTCTGGGCCGACAAGCCAAACACCTCGGATCCGCGGGCATACAGCGAGCTTTATTTCGATTACGGCGACAATTCGTTCGCGATCACTCCTTTCGGCGATCTTCTGCGCAATTTCGGGGTCATCGGGATCCCGCTCGGAATGATGATCATCGGGGTCTATTACCGGCTGATCTACAGTTACTTGATCGCCACTCCGGAGTCGAGGATTTGGAAAAAGGTCGCCTATTATCCGTTGCTTGCGGCGGTTTCGTTCGAATCGTTTTACGCGACGTTTTTTCCGATCGTGCTGCGCGTTTTTTTCGTCGTCGTCGTCAGCGTCGTCTTCACCAGCTTTTTCGCTCGGAAGTTCCAACGCGACAATCGTTTCCAATGA